The following proteins come from a genomic window of Maylandia zebra isolate NMK-2024a linkage group LG22, Mzebra_GT3a, whole genome shotgun sequence:
- the twist1a gene encoding twist-related protein 1a: MREDDSSPMDSAGNSEEETDRQLPRRGARKRRTARRSTDEEEEADVESPGPVKKKCRKSGDGGGGSTGSGGSEASSSPARSFDDLQTQRVMANIRERQRTQSLNEAFTSLRKIIPTLPSDKLSKIQTLKLAARYIDFLCQVLQSDELDARGTSCNYVAHERLSYAFSVWRMGGAWSLSTTSH; the protein is encoded by the coding sequence ATGCGGGAAGACGACTCCTCCCCAATGGATAGCGCTGGTAACAGTGAGGAGGAGACCGACCGACAGCTGCCGCGGAGAGGCGCGAGGAAGAGGCGGACGGCGCGGAGGAGCACGGACGAAGAGGAGGAAGCGGACGTGGAGAGCCCCGGTCCggtgaaaaagaaatgcaggaAGAGCGGAgacggaggaggaggcagcaccGGGAGCGGCGGCAGCGAGGCCAGCAGTAGCCCAGCGCGCTCATTTGACGACCTGCAGACGCAGCGCGTGATGGCCAACATCCGCGAGCGCCAAAGGACGCAGTCCCTCAACGAGGCATTCACGTCGTTACGTAAGATCATTCCCACCCTGCCGTCGGACAAACTCAGCAAGATCCAGACCCTGAAGCTGGCAGCGCGGTACATCGACTTCCTTTGCCAAGTTCTACAAAGCGACGAGCTGGACGCGCGAGGGACCAGCTGCAACTACGTGGCGCACGAGCGCCTGAGCTATGCGTTCTCAGTCTGGAGGATGGGGGGCGCGTGGTCCTTGTCGACTACGTCCCACTAG